Proteins encoded in a region of the Populus alba chromosome 13, ASM523922v2, whole genome shotgun sequence genome:
- the LOC118060793 gene encoding nicotinamide/nicotinic acid mononucleotide adenylyltransferase isoform X2, whose translation MLVCHFHSDIMDPQLPMEKVSFGLNSTEENNKINVVLVATGSFNPPTFMHLRLFELARDALQSEGYHVIAAYMSPVNDAYKKAGLISGEHRLQMCSLACETSDFVMVDQWEVNQSTYQRTLTILQRVESSFTNGMKMSRESLKVMLVCGSDLLQSFGIPGFWNRDHVRTICSNYGVVCIRREGQDIKKIVSEDEILNENKGNIKVTDDLVPNQISSTKVRECISRGLSIKYLTADGVVDYIREKGLYLN comes from the coding sequence ATGCTTGTTTGCCACTTTCATTCAGATATCATGGATCCTCAATTGCCAATGGAAAAGGTATCTTTTGGCCTAAATTCTACCGAGGAAAATAACAAGATAAATGTAGTTCTAGTGGCAACTGGCAGTTTCAATCCTCCAACTTTTATGCACCTGCGATTGTTTGAGCTGGCAAGGGATGCATTGCAATCAGAGGGATACCATGTCATTGCAGCCTACATGTCCCCTGTCAATGATGCATACAAGAAAGCAGGCCTCATTTCTGGGGAACATAGGTTGCAGATGTGCAGCTTAGCCTGTGAAACTTCTGATTTCGTAATGGTTGATCAATGGGAGGTAAACCAAAGCACTTACCAACGTACTTTGACTATTTTGCAAAGAGTCGAGAGTTCATTTACTAATGGTATGAAAATGTCCAGAGAATCCCTTAAAGTCATGCTTGTTTGTGGTTCTGATTTACTCCAGTCCTTTGGTATTCCTGGGTTTTGGAACCGCGATCATGTAAGAACCATATGCAGCAACTATGGTGTGGTTTGCATTCGCAGAGAAGGGCAAGATATTAAGAAGATTGTATCTGAAGAtgaaattttgaatgaaaacaaGGGTAATATCAAAGTTACAGATGATCTTGTACCAAACCAGATCAGTTCAACCAAAGTGAGGGAATGCATTTCAAGAGGGCTGTCCATAAAGTACTTAACTGCAGATGGAGTGGTTGATTACATTAGAGAAAAAGGTTTGTACCTGAActaa
- the LOC118060793 gene encoding nicotinamide/nicotinic acid mononucleotide adenylyltransferase isoform X6 yields the protein MEAHYILDSLSCSKSNFFADIMDPQLPMEKVSFGLNSTEENNKINVVLVATGSFNPPTFMHLRLFELARDALQSEGYHVIAAYMSPVNDAYKKAGLISGEHRLQMCSLACETSDFVMVDQWESFGIPGFWNRDHVRTICSNYGVVCIRREGQDIKKIVSEDEILNENKGNIKVTDDLVPNQISSTKVRECISRGLSIKYLTADGVVDYIREKGLYLN from the exons ATATCATGGATCCTCAATTGCCAATGGAAAAGGTATCTTTTGGCCTAAATTCTACCGAGGAAAATAACAAGATAAATGTAGTTCTAGTGGCAACTGGCAGTTTCAATCCTCCAACTTTTATGCACCTGCGATTGTTTGAGCTGGCAAGGGATGCATTGCAATCAGAGGGATACCATGTCATTGCAGCCTACATGTCCCCTGTCAATGATGCATACAAGAAAGCAGGCCTCATTTCTGGGGAACATAGGTTGCAGATGTGCAGCTTAGCCTGTGAAACTTCTGATTTCGTAATGGTTGATCAATGGGAG TCCTTTGGTATTCCTGGGTTTTGGAACCGCGATCATGTAAGAACCATATGCAGCAACTATGGTGTGGTTTGCATTCGCAGAGAAGGGCAAGATATTAAGAAGATTGTATCTGAAGAtgaaattttgaatgaaaacaaGGGTAATATCAAAGTTACAGATGATCTTGTACCAAACCAGATCAGTTCAACCAAAGTGAGGGAATGCATTTCAAGAGGGCTGTCCATAAAGTACTTAACTGCAGATGGAGTGGTTGATTACATTAGAGAAAAAGGTTTGTACCTGAActaa
- the LOC118060793 gene encoding nicotinamide/nicotinic acid mononucleotide adenylyltransferase isoform X1, with protein MEAHYILDSLSCSKSNFFADIMDPQLPMEKVSFGLNSTEENNKINVVLVATGSFNPPTFMHLRLFELARDALQSEGYHVIAAYMSPVNDAYKKAGLISGEHRLQMCSLACETSDFVMVDQWEVNQSTYQRTLTILQRVESSFTNGMKMSRESLKVMLVCGSDLLQSFGIPGFWNRDHVRTICSNYGVVCIRREGQDIKKIVSEDEILNENKGNIKVTDDLVPNQISSTKVRECISRGLSIKYLTADGVVDYIREKGLYLN; from the coding sequence ATATCATGGATCCTCAATTGCCAATGGAAAAGGTATCTTTTGGCCTAAATTCTACCGAGGAAAATAACAAGATAAATGTAGTTCTAGTGGCAACTGGCAGTTTCAATCCTCCAACTTTTATGCACCTGCGATTGTTTGAGCTGGCAAGGGATGCATTGCAATCAGAGGGATACCATGTCATTGCAGCCTACATGTCCCCTGTCAATGATGCATACAAGAAAGCAGGCCTCATTTCTGGGGAACATAGGTTGCAGATGTGCAGCTTAGCCTGTGAAACTTCTGATTTCGTAATGGTTGATCAATGGGAGGTAAACCAAAGCACTTACCAACGTACTTTGACTATTTTGCAAAGAGTCGAGAGTTCATTTACTAATGGTATGAAAATGTCCAGAGAATCCCTTAAAGTCATGCTTGTTTGTGGTTCTGATTTACTCCAGTCCTTTGGTATTCCTGGGTTTTGGAACCGCGATCATGTAAGAACCATATGCAGCAACTATGGTGTGGTTTGCATTCGCAGAGAAGGGCAAGATATTAAGAAGATTGTATCTGAAGAtgaaattttgaatgaaaacaaGGGTAATATCAAAGTTACAGATGATCTTGTACCAAACCAGATCAGTTCAACCAAAGTGAGGGAATGCATTTCAAGAGGGCTGTCCATAAAGTACTTAACTGCAGATGGAGTGGTTGATTACATTAGAGAAAAAGGTTTGTACCTGAActaa
- the LOC118060793 gene encoding nicotinamide/nicotinic acid mononucleotide adenylyltransferase isoform X4: MQNIMDPQLPMEKVSFGLNSTEENNKINVVLVATGSFNPPTFMHLRLFELARDALQSEGYHVIAAYMSPVNDAYKKAGLISGEHRLQMCSLACETSDFVMVDQWEVNQSTYQRTLTILQRVESSFTNGMKMSRESLKVMLVCGSDLLQSFGIPGFWNRDHVRTICSNYGVVCIRREGQDIKKIVSEDEILNENKGNIKVTDDLVPNQISSTKVRECISRGLSIKYLTADGVVDYIREKGLYLN, from the coding sequence ATATCATGGATCCTCAATTGCCAATGGAAAAGGTATCTTTTGGCCTAAATTCTACCGAGGAAAATAACAAGATAAATGTAGTTCTAGTGGCAACTGGCAGTTTCAATCCTCCAACTTTTATGCACCTGCGATTGTTTGAGCTGGCAAGGGATGCATTGCAATCAGAGGGATACCATGTCATTGCAGCCTACATGTCCCCTGTCAATGATGCATACAAGAAAGCAGGCCTCATTTCTGGGGAACATAGGTTGCAGATGTGCAGCTTAGCCTGTGAAACTTCTGATTTCGTAATGGTTGATCAATGGGAGGTAAACCAAAGCACTTACCAACGTACTTTGACTATTTTGCAAAGAGTCGAGAGTTCATTTACTAATGGTATGAAAATGTCCAGAGAATCCCTTAAAGTCATGCTTGTTTGTGGTTCTGATTTACTCCAGTCCTTTGGTATTCCTGGGTTTTGGAACCGCGATCATGTAAGAACCATATGCAGCAACTATGGTGTGGTTTGCATTCGCAGAGAAGGGCAAGATATTAAGAAGATTGTATCTGAAGAtgaaattttgaatgaaaacaaGGGTAATATCAAAGTTACAGATGATCTTGTACCAAACCAGATCAGTTCAACCAAAGTGAGGGAATGCATTTCAAGAGGGCTGTCCATAAAGTACTTAACTGCAGATGGAGTGGTTGATTACATTAGAGAAAAAGGTTTGTACCTGAActaa
- the LOC118060793 gene encoding nicotinamide/nicotinic acid mononucleotide adenylyltransferase isoform X3, translating into MGADIMDPQLPMEKVSFGLNSTEENNKINVVLVATGSFNPPTFMHLRLFELARDALQSEGYHVIAAYMSPVNDAYKKAGLISGEHRLQMCSLACETSDFVMVDQWEVNQSTYQRTLTILQRVESSFTNGMKMSRESLKVMLVCGSDLLQSFGIPGFWNRDHVRTICSNYGVVCIRREGQDIKKIVSEDEILNENKGNIKVTDDLVPNQISSTKVRECISRGLSIKYLTADGVVDYIREKGLYLN; encoded by the coding sequence ATATCATGGATCCTCAATTGCCAATGGAAAAGGTATCTTTTGGCCTAAATTCTACCGAGGAAAATAACAAGATAAATGTAGTTCTAGTGGCAACTGGCAGTTTCAATCCTCCAACTTTTATGCACCTGCGATTGTTTGAGCTGGCAAGGGATGCATTGCAATCAGAGGGATACCATGTCATTGCAGCCTACATGTCCCCTGTCAATGATGCATACAAGAAAGCAGGCCTCATTTCTGGGGAACATAGGTTGCAGATGTGCAGCTTAGCCTGTGAAACTTCTGATTTCGTAATGGTTGATCAATGGGAGGTAAACCAAAGCACTTACCAACGTACTTTGACTATTTTGCAAAGAGTCGAGAGTTCATTTACTAATGGTATGAAAATGTCCAGAGAATCCCTTAAAGTCATGCTTGTTTGTGGTTCTGATTTACTCCAGTCCTTTGGTATTCCTGGGTTTTGGAACCGCGATCATGTAAGAACCATATGCAGCAACTATGGTGTGGTTTGCATTCGCAGAGAAGGGCAAGATATTAAGAAGATTGTATCTGAAGAtgaaattttgaatgaaaacaaGGGTAATATCAAAGTTACAGATGATCTTGTACCAAACCAGATCAGTTCAACCAAAGTGAGGGAATGCATTTCAAGAGGGCTGTCCATAAAGTACTTAACTGCAGATGGAGTGGTTGATTACATTAGAGAAAAAGGTTTGTACCTGAActaa
- the LOC118060793 gene encoding nicotinamide/nicotinic acid mononucleotide adenylyltransferase isoform X5 codes for MDPQLPMEKVSFGLNSTEENNKINVVLVATGSFNPPTFMHLRLFELARDALQSEGYHVIAAYMSPVNDAYKKAGLISGEHRLQMCSLACETSDFVMVDQWEVNQSTYQRTLTILQRVESSFTNGMKMSRESLKVMLVCGSDLLQSFGIPGFWNRDHVRTICSNYGVVCIRREGQDIKKIVSEDEILNENKGNIKVTDDLVPNQISSTKVRECISRGLSIKYLTADGVVDYIREKGLYLN; via the coding sequence ATGGATCCTCAATTGCCAATGGAAAAGGTATCTTTTGGCCTAAATTCTACCGAGGAAAATAACAAGATAAATGTAGTTCTAGTGGCAACTGGCAGTTTCAATCCTCCAACTTTTATGCACCTGCGATTGTTTGAGCTGGCAAGGGATGCATTGCAATCAGAGGGATACCATGTCATTGCAGCCTACATGTCCCCTGTCAATGATGCATACAAGAAAGCAGGCCTCATTTCTGGGGAACATAGGTTGCAGATGTGCAGCTTAGCCTGTGAAACTTCTGATTTCGTAATGGTTGATCAATGGGAGGTAAACCAAAGCACTTACCAACGTACTTTGACTATTTTGCAAAGAGTCGAGAGTTCATTTACTAATGGTATGAAAATGTCCAGAGAATCCCTTAAAGTCATGCTTGTTTGTGGTTCTGATTTACTCCAGTCCTTTGGTATTCCTGGGTTTTGGAACCGCGATCATGTAAGAACCATATGCAGCAACTATGGTGTGGTTTGCATTCGCAGAGAAGGGCAAGATATTAAGAAGATTGTATCTGAAGAtgaaattttgaatgaaaacaaGGGTAATATCAAAGTTACAGATGATCTTGTACCAAACCAGATCAGTTCAACCAAAGTGAGGGAATGCATTTCAAGAGGGCTGTCCATAAAGTACTTAACTGCAGATGGAGTGGTTGATTACATTAGAGAAAAAGGTTTGTACCTGAActaa